A single Chloroflexi bacterium ADurb.Bin180 DNA region contains:
- the comEA gene encoding ComE operon protein 1 produces MHLWLQKHREAVLVGLVQNLAFGILLGLVIIFLRRPIPAAIVISPLETPAPLAALPTATPLPVLVYILGSVERPGVYELPWDSRIRDAVSLAGGLSLNADPAGINLAERVHDGQQLFVPALGQVPPALPTPVVAQLAPGAPSSSAAININTADAATLATLPGIGPVIAQRVIDYRQQNGPFVRVEDITRVKGIGDVILAKVRDLVTVR; encoded by the coding sequence ATGCACCTTTGGCTGCAGAAGCATCGCGAGGCAGTGCTAGTAGGTCTTGTTCAGAACCTTGCCTTCGGCATCCTCCTGGGTCTGGTCATCATCTTCCTGCGTCGACCCATTCCGGCCGCGATTGTCATCAGCCCCTTGGAAACCCCGGCCCCGCTCGCCGCCCTCCCGACTGCCACGCCTCTGCCGGTTTTGGTCTACATTCTCGGCTCGGTGGAGAGGCCAGGGGTGTACGAGTTGCCTTGGGACAGCCGGATTCGGGACGCGGTATCGCTCGCCGGAGGGCTAAGTCTGAACGCTGACCCGGCCGGCATCAATCTGGCCGAGCGGGTGCACGACGGTCAGCAGCTTTTCGTGCCAGCGCTGGGCCAGGTGCCACCCGCTTTGCCCACACCTGTCGTGGCGCAACTGGCTCCGGGAGCACCTTCCTCCAGTGCAGCGATCAACATCAACACGGCCGATGCAGCGACCCTGGCCACGCTGCCGGGCATTGGCCCAGTGATCGCTCAGCGAGTGATCGACTATCGGCAACAGAACGGGCCTTTTGTCCGTGTGGAGGATATCACCCGGGTCAAAGGCATCGGCGATGTCATCCTGGCCAAAGTGCGCGACCTCGTCACCGTGCGCTGA
- the xthA gene encoding Exodeoxyribonuclease III, translating to MPSRPFKLATFNVNSIRIRLELVTSWLSQHQPDVLCLQEIKVQDSEFPLDAFKAIGYNVEFRGQKTYAGVAIASKEPAVDVSSGLDDGGEPDHTRLIRAVVAGVPIVNTYIPQGQALDSPYYPYKLEWLARLRKWFERHYAPDQPLLWVGDFNVAPEPIDVHDPKGLAKHVAFHPDVRAALQHVKDWGFVDVFRQLHPGEVHYTFWDYRLKDSVDRNIGWRVDHIWATVPLASRCVKSWIDVDVRRGARPSDHTFVVAEFAL from the coding sequence ATGCCCTCGCGGCCATTCAAGCTGGCAACGTTCAATGTGAACTCTATTCGCATCCGGCTCGAGCTGGTGACGTCGTGGCTCAGTCAGCACCAGCCCGACGTCCTCTGCCTGCAAGAGATCAAAGTACAGGATTCCGAGTTCCCGCTTGACGCGTTCAAGGCCATCGGCTACAACGTCGAGTTCCGTGGACAAAAGACCTATGCCGGCGTGGCCATCGCCAGCAAGGAGCCAGCAGTCGACGTGTCGTCGGGGCTGGATGATGGCGGAGAACCAGACCACACGCGGTTGATCCGCGCCGTGGTCGCCGGGGTACCCATCGTGAATACCTACATACCACAGGGCCAGGCTCTGGATTCCCCCTACTATCCCTACAAGCTCGAGTGGCTGGCCCGCCTGCGTAAGTGGTTTGAGCGTCACTATGCCCCCGACCAGCCGCTGCTCTGGGTGGGCGATTTCAACGTCGCCCCGGAACCCATTGACGTTCACGATCCCAAGGGTTTGGCCAAACACGTCGCCTTTCATCCTGATGTCCGCGCGGCACTGCAGCACGTCAAAGACTGGGGATTCGTCGACGTGTTCCGCCAGCTCCACCCGGGCGAAGTGCACTACACCTTCTGGGACTATCGTCTGAAGGATTCTGTTGACCGCAATATCGGCTGGCGAGTCGACCACATCTGGGCTACTGTGCCGCTGGCGTCCAGGTGCGTCAAGTCCTGGATCGACGTCGACGTCCGCCGCGGCGCCAGGCCATCAGACCACACTTTCGTAGTGGCCGAGTTCGCTTTGTAG
- the nnr gene encoding Bifunctional NAD(P)H-hydrate repair enzyme Nnr produces the protein MENAGRSVARWLETRGIAGQRVLVLAGPGNNGGDGLVAARYLHQMGARVSAYAVQRNVLADENWSRAEKAGVPLLRFEDDSRQKRLRYLVADADWVVDALLGTGVSRPVAGELLRTLTVLRDGAERRRRHAQAAVPWVETAHISPPQSASPQILAVDVPSGLNGNTGAIDPAAVPADVTITFACPKVGLFRFPGAAYVGKLVVADIGLPAAASPDTLLEMTTARQVADLLPARPINGNKGTFGKTLVIAGSANYTGAPVLAAGGAMRSGAGLVTLAVAEMLHPILASRLVEATFLLLPHELGVLVPEALRVLDNRLGEYDSLLVGPGLGTDPKTVAFVLRLLSTSSVSAKGRLGFVDTTTVLSSRQAALPPLVVDADGLNALSSLDDWPKQIHRPAILTPHPGEMARLLKTSVDQVEADRIGVAQRAAREWNVVVVLKGAFTLIAEPEGKVHVNPFATAALATAGTGDVLAGVIAGLLAQGLSPADAAVAGTYLHGAAGQMLAEEIGPSGCVAGDLLPRLPLIMRQLGQGV, from the coding sequence ATGGAGAACGCGGGTCGGTCTGTTGCTCGATGGCTCGAGACCCGGGGCATTGCCGGACAGCGGGTGTTGGTGCTGGCCGGTCCCGGCAATAACGGCGGAGATGGGCTGGTTGCTGCGCGCTACCTTCATCAGATGGGGGCCAGGGTGTCGGCCTATGCGGTGCAGCGCAACGTCTTGGCGGACGAGAACTGGTCCAGAGCCGAAAAGGCCGGGGTCCCGTTGCTGCGGTTCGAGGATGATTCGCGCCAGAAGAGGCTGCGTTATCTGGTAGCCGACGCGGACTGGGTGGTGGATGCCCTCCTTGGGACGGGTGTCTCCAGGCCGGTGGCAGGAGAGCTGCTCCGCACTTTGACTGTGCTCCGCGACGGGGCGGAGCGCCGCCGACGTCACGCGCAGGCTGCGGTGCCGTGGGTCGAAACTGCGCACATTTCCCCTCCGCAGAGCGCCTCGCCACAGATCCTTGCCGTGGATGTGCCCAGCGGCCTGAACGGCAACACGGGCGCAATCGATCCCGCTGCTGTACCGGCGGATGTGACCATCACCTTTGCCTGCCCGAAGGTGGGACTGTTTCGATTCCCTGGTGCTGCTTATGTGGGCAAACTGGTAGTCGCCGACATCGGCCTACCCGCTGCTGCTTCTCCCGACACGCTTCTGGAGATGACGACGGCGCGCCAGGTGGCCGACCTGCTGCCGGCCCGGCCGATCAATGGCAACAAAGGGACTTTTGGCAAGACCCTGGTCATCGCCGGGTCGGCCAACTACACCGGTGCGCCGGTGCTGGCGGCGGGCGGCGCGATGAGGTCAGGGGCTGGCCTGGTGACCCTGGCAGTAGCCGAAATGCTGCATCCCATTCTGGCTTCGCGCCTTGTAGAGGCGACCTTTCTGCTTCTGCCCCATGAACTTGGCGTGCTGGTGCCTGAGGCCCTGCGCGTGCTTGACAACAGACTCGGTGAGTACGATTCGCTGTTGGTCGGACCAGGGCTGGGCACGGATCCGAAGACGGTTGCCTTCGTGTTGCGGCTCCTGTCTACCTCGAGCGTCTCGGCCAAAGGACGGCTGGGGTTTGTCGACACGACCACCGTCCTCAGCTCGCGCCAGGCGGCCTTGCCGCCGCTGGTGGTGGATGCCGATGGGCTGAATGCACTGTCCAGCCTGGATGACTGGCCGAAGCAGATCCATCGCCCGGCCATTCTCACGCCCCATCCCGGCGAGATGGCGCGCCTCCTCAAGACAAGCGTAGATCAGGTCGAGGCGGATAGAATCGGCGTCGCACAGCGTGCCGCCCGGGAGTGGAATGTGGTGGTTGTACTCAAGGGTGCCTTCACTCTGATCGCAGAGCCCGAGGGCAAGGTGCATGTGAATCCGTTCGCCACGGCCGCGCTCGCTACCGCAGGCACGGGCGATGTGCTGGCGGGGGTGATCGCCGGGCTTCTTGCCCAGGGTCTCTCCCCGGCTGACGCTGCAGTGGCAGGAACCTATCTTCACGGGGCTGCAGGCCAGATGCTCGCCGAAGAGATCGGACCATCCGGCTGCGTTGCCGGGGATCTCTTGCCCCGCCTTCCCCTGATCATGCGGCAGCTTGGCCAGGGAGTCTGA
- a CDS encoding 2-acyl-glycerophospho-ethanolamine acyltransferase, which translates to MTNSNQETGQRSSLASLFQNRNFALLWVSQVFGQSAQNAILFVQMVMVEDLSRSSGLVGLMVLVYNLPSLLFSMPFGVVIDRYKKKAILLFCNISRIFVVAAFIPLRRFEWSGGLMSVVYVLTFVLQAIGQLSDPAEVAMVPILVPTGQLLAANSAFRMLFNVSQVLGLLFLAPLSLKLAGIDGAFVVISLTYLLTSALIWPIAANEPPPDPSLVHNVLPRLWQELRAGWKFVISSTSIFVAICQHSLMQMLSMTIAVLAPGFAARVLGMPATDAIYIFFSAGLGMFLVTMFTSHVGYRYRREMLVAVGLFLSGLALLGFTLVAWNNRVTGETVVAGSLGLIAQVVLMALILGAGGTLATVAAQTLVQERTPIEIRGRVITAEFLFANISGLLPMLLVSGLADFVGIPEVLAGLTTLFLVAALLSYRYGRNQPHSQPEHVRS; encoded by the coding sequence ATGACCAATAGCAACCAGGAAACAGGGCAGCGCAGCAGCCTGGCCTCTCTGTTCCAAAACCGCAATTTCGCCCTGCTCTGGGTGTCGCAGGTATTCGGGCAGTCAGCACAAAACGCGATACTGTTTGTGCAGATGGTGATGGTTGAGGATCTCAGCCGCTCCAGTGGACTGGTTGGCCTGATGGTGCTGGTCTACAATCTGCCGTCGTTGCTTTTCAGTATGCCCTTTGGCGTGGTGATCGACCGATACAAGAAGAAGGCCATTCTTCTCTTCTGCAACATCTCGCGCATTTTTGTGGTGGCAGCCTTCATTCCCCTTCGTCGCTTTGAGTGGAGCGGCGGGCTGATGTCGGTGGTCTACGTCCTGACTTTTGTCCTCCAAGCCATTGGGCAGCTATCGGACCCGGCTGAAGTGGCCATGGTGCCCATACTTGTTCCTACTGGCCAGCTTCTGGCAGCGAACTCGGCCTTTCGTATGCTGTTCAACGTCTCACAGGTACTCGGATTGCTCTTTCTGGCTCCCCTGTCACTCAAGCTGGCCGGCATTGATGGCGCCTTTGTGGTGATCTCGCTGACCTACCTGCTGACATCAGCGCTCATTTGGCCAATTGCTGCCAACGAGCCGCCTCCTGACCCCTCTCTGGTACACAACGTGCTGCCCCGTCTGTGGCAGGAACTGCGGGCCGGTTGGAAGTTTGTCATCTCCAGCACCTCGATCTTTGTGGCCATCTGCCAGCACTCTCTGATGCAGATGCTCTCCATGACCATTGCTGTGCTCGCCCCGGGTTTCGCGGCTCGCGTGCTGGGGATGCCTGCGACGGATGCTATCTATATCTTTTTCTCAGCCGGTCTGGGCATGTTCCTGGTGACCATGTTCACCAGCCATGTCGGGTACCGATACCGGCGCGAGATGCTGGTCGCCGTTGGGCTGTTTTTGTCGGGACTGGCACTGCTGGGCTTTACTCTGGTGGCCTGGAACAACAGGGTTACCGGAGAGACGGTGGTTGCCGGCTCTCTTGGTCTGATTGCTCAAGTGGTGCTGATGGCTCTTATCCTTGGTGCTGGCGGCACTCTGGCCACAGTGGCCGCACAGACGCTGGTGCAAGAACGGACCCCCATCGAGATCCGCGGCCGCGTGATCACCGCCGAGTTCCTGTTTGCCAACATCAGCGGCCTGCTGCCCATGCTGCTGGTGAGCGGTCTGGCCGACTTTGTCGGCATACCCGAAGTGCTCGCCGGGCTCACGACGCTGTTCCTTGTCGCAGCTCTGCTGAGTTACCGGTATGGCAGGAATCAGCCGCATAGCCAGCCCGAACATGTACGCTCTTGA
- the mnmE gene encoding tRNA modification GTPase MnmE codes for MAGISRIASPNMYALDDTIAAIATPIGEGGIGIVRLSGPQSTSILRRVFSPGREARAGRDARLESRRLTYGHVVIPESGETVDEVLAVFMAAPRTYTREDVAEIHCHGGVVPLRRTLELVLRSGARLARPGEFTLRAFLNGRIDLAQAEAVLDVVRARTEASARIAVGQLEGRMSEPIRQARSALLHCLASLEATLDSPDEDVNASSQGASGSLNLPDALHQTAHLLGDLLSQADQGLVYRQGVRAVIVGRPNVGKSSLLNALLRYDRAIVTPLPGTTRDTVEETIDLSGVPFCLVDTAGIAESHNPIDQLGIERSRSALINADLVLFVVDGSEPLTAEDRALDEELRNRSVLVVVNKADLLQLADCANIVPDAVHVSVSALTGSGLTDLEQAMTDAVLAGQVLVSDRPVVSNPRHKEALSRALARLSAAIEGLSSGVPVDMLASDLRQAAGALGEITGESVDEDLLSTIFGDFCIGK; via the coding sequence ATGGCAGGAATCAGCCGCATAGCCAGCCCGAACATGTACGCTCTTGATGATACCATCGCCGCTATTGCCACTCCCATCGGTGAGGGCGGAATCGGCATCGTGCGGCTAAGTGGCCCTCAGTCGACCTCAATCCTGCGCCGCGTCTTTAGCCCGGGAAGGGAGGCGCGTGCAGGGCGCGATGCGCGTCTCGAGTCTCGGCGGCTAACGTACGGCCACGTCGTGATTCCGGAGAGCGGCGAGACCGTTGATGAGGTTCTGGCGGTGTTTATGGCGGCACCGCGCACCTATACCAGAGAGGACGTGGCCGAGATTCACTGCCACGGCGGAGTGGTTCCGCTCCGGCGAACGCTCGAGCTCGTCCTGCGCAGCGGCGCGAGGCTGGCCCGGCCGGGGGAGTTCACCCTGCGCGCGTTTCTGAACGGCCGCATCGACCTGGCCCAGGCGGAAGCCGTTCTGGACGTGGTGAGGGCCAGGACCGAGGCCTCGGCGCGCATCGCCGTGGGTCAGCTCGAAGGGCGAATGTCGGAGCCAATTCGGCAGGCTAGGAGCGCCCTCTTGCACTGCCTGGCCAGCCTTGAGGCTACGCTCGATTCCCCCGATGAGGATGTGAATGCCAGCAGCCAGGGAGCCTCAGGCTCGCTGAATCTGCCTGATGCGCTGCACCAGACCGCTCATCTGCTGGGAGACCTGTTGTCGCAGGCGGACCAGGGCCTCGTCTACCGACAGGGAGTGCGGGCGGTGATCGTCGGGCGGCCCAATGTCGGCAAGTCGAGTCTGCTCAACGCGCTGCTGCGCTATGACCGGGCCATTGTCACTCCGCTGCCCGGCACGACACGCGACACGGTAGAGGAGACAATCGACCTGAGCGGCGTGCCGTTCTGTCTCGTGGATACGGCGGGAATCGCCGAGAGCCACAACCCCATCGACCAACTGGGCATCGAACGCTCCCGTTCGGCCCTGATCAACGCCGACCTGGTGTTGTTTGTTGTGGATGGCAGTGAGCCTCTGACGGCGGAGGACCGCGCTCTGGATGAGGAACTGCGGAACCGCTCCGTGCTGGTGGTCGTCAACAAGGCGGACCTCCTGCAACTGGCTGACTGTGCCAACATCGTGCCGGACGCTGTGCATGTCTCAGTCTCGGCCCTGACCGGCAGCGGCCTGACTGACCTGGAGCAGGCGATGACCGATGCCGTATTGGCTGGTCAGGTGCTGGTCTCTGACCGGCCTGTGGTCAGCAATCCACGACACAAGGAGGCCCTGAGCAGGGCCCTGGCTCGCCTGTCGGCGGCGATTGAGGGGCTGTCCAGCGGGGTGCCGGTGGACATGCTGGCCTCTGACCTGAGACAAGCGGCAGGCGCGCTGGGTGAGATCACGGGCGAGAGCGTCGACGAGGACCTGCTATCGACTATCTTTGGTGATTTCTGCATCGGAAAATAG
- the pimB_3 gene encoding GDP-mannose-dependent alpha-(1-6)-phosphatidylinositol monomannoside mannosyltransferase, with amino-acid sequence MKLALVCSWLNQYGGAERVLEVIHGMYPDAPIYTSIFWPQALPPAYRGWDIRTSFMDRLPFVHRRHQAFLLLYPLAFHSLDLSGYDLVVSVTSAFGHGVTRGPQARHMCYCLTPARFLWDYESYVAREGLGGIVRRVMPLFLGSLRGWDRRAAAEVDQFVAISEAVRGRIRKHYRRESQLIYPPVDVQGQPLSTNVGEYYLIISRLVPYKRIDLAVRAFNELGLPLVIIGEGRDRQALQAMAGPNVRLLGRLSDQEARAYLAGCRAFVFPGEEDFGIAPLEAQAVGKPVIAYAGGGALETVVDGVSGTFFHQADSASLVDAVRRMESDYRRFSGPQIRELALRFDRSVFVDQFALLVSSMNGPASSGKE; translated from the coding sequence TTGAAGCTGGCACTGGTCTGCTCGTGGCTAAACCAATACGGCGGGGCGGAGCGCGTGCTCGAGGTAATCCACGGGATGTACCCCGATGCGCCTATCTACACCTCCATCTTCTGGCCGCAAGCCCTGCCTCCAGCCTACCGCGGCTGGGATATCAGAACCTCGTTTATGGATCGGCTCCCGTTCGTGCATCGCCGCCACCAGGCTTTCCTGCTGCTCTACCCACTGGCCTTCCACTCGTTGGACCTTTCGGGCTATGATCTGGTGGTGAGCGTCACCAGTGCCTTCGGGCACGGGGTGACGAGGGGCCCGCAGGCCAGGCATATGTGTTACTGTTTGACGCCGGCACGGTTTCTGTGGGACTATGAGAGCTATGTAGCCCGTGAGGGTCTGGGAGGCATAGTCCGACGGGTGATGCCGCTTTTCCTGGGCAGCCTTCGTGGGTGGGATCGCCGCGCCGCGGCAGAAGTTGACCAGTTCGTGGCCATCTCTGAAGCCGTGCGCGGGCGGATCCGAAAGCACTACCGGCGCGAGTCGCAGCTCATCTATCCTCCCGTTGATGTTCAGGGCCAGCCGCTCTCCACGAATGTGGGGGAGTACTATTTGATCATCTCGCGACTCGTGCCGTACAAACGCATCGACCTCGCCGTTCGTGCCTTTAACGAGCTTGGCCTGCCGCTGGTGATCATCGGCGAAGGCAGGGACAGGCAAGCACTGCAGGCCATGGCCGGACCCAATGTACGCCTCCTGGGAAGGCTGAGCGACCAGGAAGCCAGGGCCTATCTGGCTGGCTGCCGTGCTTTTGTGTTCCCTGGAGAAGAGGACTTTGGAATTGCGCCGCTGGAGGCACAGGCCGTCGGCAAACCGGTGATCGCTTATGCCGGAGGTGGTGCGCTTGAAACGGTTGTCGATGGGGTGAGCGGCACTTTCTTTCATCAGGCGGATTCCGCGAGCTTGGTGGATGCAGTGAGACGTATGGAGAGCGACTACCGGCGGTTCTCCGGACCCCAGATCCGCGAGCTGGCCCTGCGTTTCGACCGCTCGGTGTTTGTTGACCAGTTTGCACTACTGGTTAGCTCAATGAACGGGCCTGCCAGCTCAGGCAAGGAGTAG
- a CDS encoding Chain length determinant protein — MEFRDYLNVLVKRGWIILLVAVITASSAYVFSTMQTVTYRSSIWLNVWPGRPDWGLQQTIKGLLRNYSGQIRSRDVAQQVINLKQLDMKVDDVLAEMTVSPIESDFLIQIDVDDIDPQRAQIIAQTAAEIFVERIRVYMLEQDKSDRVDVNIRDNATEGAVFWPKTRLLVIAGGLFGLVAGALVLLGLEALSADLIRSSRDLERHAGLVVVGTIPATQSRRAGAGAVPPR; from the coding sequence ATGGAGTTCCGAGACTACCTGAACGTACTGGTAAAGAGGGGATGGATCATCTTGCTGGTGGCTGTGATCACCGCCAGCAGCGCGTACGTGTTCAGCACGATGCAGACCGTCACCTATCGCTCGAGCATCTGGCTCAACGTCTGGCCTGGCCGTCCCGACTGGGGACTGCAGCAGACGATCAAGGGCCTGCTGCGCAACTATAGCGGGCAGATTCGGTCGCGCGACGTGGCCCAGCAGGTCATCAACCTCAAGCAGTTGGACATGAAGGTGGACGATGTGCTGGCCGAGATGACGGTCAGCCCGATCGAGTCTGATTTCCTCATTCAAATCGATGTCGATGACATTGATCCACAAAGGGCTCAGATCATCGCCCAGACTGCAGCAGAGATCTTTGTCGAACGGATCCGGGTCTATATGCTCGAGCAGGACAAGTCCGACCGGGTGGATGTGAACATCCGTGATAACGCCACGGAGGGCGCTGTTTTCTGGCCCAAGACCAGGTTGCTGGTGATCGCCGGAGGGTTGTTCGGGTTGGTGGCGGGGGCGCTGGTGTTGCTAGGACTGGAGGCACTCAGTGCTGACCTGATCCGCAGCAGCCGTGACCTGGAACGGCACGCTGGTCTGGTCGTGGTGGGTACGATCCCCGCAACGCAGAGCCGGCGGGCGGGTGCGGGCGCGGTGCCGCCGCGCTAG
- the ywqD gene encoding Tyrosine-protein kinase YwqD: protein MTDKTASDLLVTLSDPRSPISEAYRTLRTNLQFVSLDKPLRTILVTSAGPDEGKSTLIANLAIAMAQGERKVILVDCDLRRPSLHKLFGLGSREGLTSMMVAEGGSAEPPLQETGVPGLTLLASGPLPPSPSDLLGSRRMDAVLATLKERADVVLLDSPPVVAVSDAAVLATKVDGVLLVVSAGHTRREGVQAAKAKLEKVNANLLGAVLTNATMDTSLSRYYDAREEVSG, encoded by the coding sequence ATGACTGACAAGACCGCAAGCGACCTGCTGGTTACGCTGTCTGACCCGCGCTCGCCGATCAGCGAGGCCTATCGCACGCTGCGCACCAATCTGCAATTCGTCAGCCTGGACAAGCCGCTGCGCACCATTCTGGTGACCTCGGCCGGGCCGGACGAAGGCAAGTCCACCCTCATCGCCAACCTGGCCATCGCTATGGCTCAGGGCGAGCGCAAGGTGATTCTGGTGGATTGCGACCTGCGCCGCCCGTCGCTGCACAAGTTGTTTGGCCTGGGCAGCCGCGAGGGGCTCACATCGATGATGGTGGCAGAGGGCGGATCCGCCGAGCCGCCCCTGCAGGAGACGGGCGTACCCGGTCTGACATTGCTGGCCAGCGGCCCACTGCCCCCGAGTCCGTCGGACCTGCTTGGTTCGCGGAGAATGGATGCTGTGCTGGCGACACTGAAGGAGCGAGCCGACGTTGTTCTGCTCGATTCGCCGCCGGTCGTTGCTGTGAGCGATGCTGCGGTCCTGGCGACCAAAGTGGATGGAGTGCTGCTGGTGGTCAGCGCCGGGCATACCAGGCGCGAGGGCGTGCAGGCAGCCAAGGCCAAGCTGGAGAAGGTGAACGCCAACCTGCTGGGCGCCGTGCTGACCAACGCGACAATGGACACGAGTCTGTCGCGCTACTATGACGCCCGCGAGGAGGTCAGTGGATGA
- the rmlA1 gene encoding Glucose-1-phosphate thymidylyltransferase 1 translates to MKGLILSGGKGTRLYPLTYTCAKQLVPVANKPVLFRVIEAIKEAGISEIGIVVGDTAPDIREAVGDGSRWEVAIRYIPQEAPLGLAHAVKISQDFLGDDRFVMFLGDNVIQGGISGLIRQFESSDANSQIVLTRVANPQQYGVAVLKNGQIVRLVEKPRDPPSDLALVGIYMFDHNVFEAVNGIRPSWRGELEITDAIQYLVDHGRKVNPYVHTGWWIDTGAPGDMLDANRLVLDELEPKVEGYVDKASKLIGKVTVQKGAEIIDSVIRGPAIIGEETRIVNSFVGPFTSIYHHCLVEKSEIEHSMVLEHSRLVDIPQRVENSLIGRNVEVTRSPLLPKAYKMVLGDNSRVGLL, encoded by the coding sequence ATGAAGGGGCTGATTCTCAGCGGCGGCAAGGGTACGCGCCTGTATCCCTTGACCTACACCTGCGCCAAGCAGCTCGTACCAGTGGCGAACAAACCGGTCCTGTTCCGCGTGATCGAGGCGATTAAGGAAGCGGGTATCTCGGAGATTGGCATCGTGGTCGGGGACACAGCCCCGGATATTCGAGAAGCAGTGGGCGACGGCTCCCGATGGGAGGTAGCGATCCGCTACATCCCGCAGGAGGCCCCGCTGGGTCTGGCCCACGCGGTCAAGATCTCCCAGGATTTCCTCGGCGACGACCGCTTTGTCATGTTCCTGGGCGACAACGTGATTCAGGGCGGCATTTCTGGTCTGATCCGCCAGTTCGAGTCCTCCGATGCCAACTCACAGATCGTGCTGACCCGCGTGGCGAATCCACAGCAGTACGGTGTGGCCGTGCTCAAGAACGGCCAGATTGTACGGCTAGTGGAGAAGCCTCGCGATCCGCCGAGCGACCTGGCGCTGGTGGGTATCTACATGTTCGACCACAACGTATTCGAGGCAGTGAACGGAATACGACCCTCGTGGCGCGGCGAATTGGAGATTACCGACGCCATTCAGTACCTGGTTGACCATGGCCGCAAAGTCAACCCTTACGTTCACACCGGCTGGTGGATCGATACGGGCGCCCCGGGAGACATGCTGGACGCCAACCGCCTGGTGCTGGATGAACTGGAGCCCAAGGTGGAGGGCTATGTCGACAAGGCCTCCAAGCTGATTGGCAAAGTCACGGTGCAGAAGGGCGCCGAGATCATTGACAGCGTGATCCGCGGACCGGCCATCATCGGTGAAGAGACGCGCATTGTGAATTCGTTCGTGGGTCCCTTTACGTCGATCTATCACCATTGCCTGGTCGAAAAGAGCGAAATCGAGCACTCGATGGTGCTGGAACACAGCCGCCTGGTGGACATTCCCCAGCGCGTCGAAAACAGCCTGATTGGCCGTAACGTCGAAGTCACCCGGTCGCCGCTGCTGCCCAAAGCCTACAAGATGGTGCTGGGTGACAATAGCAGGGTTGGGCTGCTATGA